One region of Quercus lobata isolate SW786 chromosome 2, ValleyOak3.0 Primary Assembly, whole genome shotgun sequence genomic DNA includes:
- the LOC115968223 gene encoding uncharacterized protein LOC115968223 codes for MERSLSREEKEELVRSTKKVKNVSHAGFGEGHSSGSASPNRDGVPWNLSASFRDKLLGEIPGAFAQAFSFEDGMDDEVESDGEIETLRQGLLAVKIPKELKQRIRKLWTSAFIVKVYDRSVGLNFIQGRLLALWKPAGRLDCVDLGHGFFLTRLSLSEDYENVLRKEALQLIGKAIGNVLRIDTFTASETRGRFARLCVQVDVEKPLAIAIMIGKLEQQICYEGIQKMCFECGRLGHSKEHCPHVVWQGPSYSEAELKEAGETCFSSRSTHVPDKARRGEGTSGVMRDFEQSTEKVDVREEVYGPWIVVKRRKNSTNPLRSGGTLPRQGSGMNTRTTEYMEKGIADRAAGIDGSNRESKRKMSPQSFVDKARFASVVQSIKQKGKAQTQQSPSLMLNRGVSSQNLDRSSFYPNSQRLTSVKGKKGAAHKKSHNDDQGSAVGAQSSHRTGFKQAQVSAVLVGVEGQSENGDGQFRFGGLGGGDGDGVCFTASAGSSRGDSRELGFCPGQVLSKADQIIGASSAFTTQGDLVGEQIGVGASVEHRELPLSEDSEVNGGMQAVGGVFASNISSQCAMEDCETEGMEFEARGGFKKGALKPSFRKRVTNLVQNYNPSILVVMETRVGGDRAREITNLLPFDGAFHIDSIGYAGGLWVLWNADRVDLALLASTEQAVHAEVKVMEWNKNQFGNIFTRKKNLMSRLNGIQRSLALRPLEFLVNLEDGLLRELDLVLRQEEELWALKSRVNWMIQGDRNTTFYHVSTLVRSKRNKIMAIKNTVGDWIIEEGEIKDFIRSGYEQIFLSSLSSVPRMDPAGSQCQPRLSELEKESISGGPSKDEVKATL; via the exons ATGGAACGCTCTCTCTCTCGTGAGGAGAAAGAGGAACTTGTACGTAGCACAAAAAAGGTCAAGAATGTGAGCCATGCTGGTTTCGGTGAAGGCCATAGCTCTGGCTCTGCTTCACCAAATCGTGATGGTGTACCGTGGAATCTAAGTGCGTCGTTCAGAGATAAACTTTTGGGAGAGATTCCTGGGGCTTTCGCACAAGCTTTTAGCTTTGAGGATGGAATGGATGATGAGGTTGAGTCGGATGGGGAGATTGAAACACTCCGGCAAGGCCTGTTAGCTGTTAAAATTCCCAAGGAACTCAAACAAAGAATCCGTAAGCTGTGGACAAGCGCTTTTATCGTTAAAGTTTACGATCGGAGTGTGGGGCTAAATTTCATTCAAGGTAGGTTACTGGCTCTATGGAAACCGGCAGGGAGGTTAGATTGTGTGGATTTGGGTCATGGCTTCTTCCTTACAAGGTTGTCCTTAAGTGAAGattatgaaaatgttttgaGGAAAG AGGCGCTGCAGCTCATTGGAAAAGCCATTGGCAATGTCCTCCGAATAGATACCTTTACGGCGTCGGAAACTAGAGGACGATTTGCAAGGTTGTGTGTGCAAGTGGATGTGGAGAAACCTCTAGCTATTGCTATTATGATAGGGAAGCTCGAGCAACAGATTTGTTATGAAGGAattcaaaaaatgtgttttgagTGTGGCCGTTTAGGACATAGTAAGGAGCATTGCCCTCATGTTGTCTGGCAAGGACCGTCGTACTCGGAGGCCGAATTGAAGGAGGCAGGTGAGACGTGTTTTAGCTCACGGTCTACACATGTTCCTGACAAAGCAAGGCGCGGGGAGGGGACCAGTGGTGTGATGCGTGATTTTGAGCAAAGTACTGAGAAGGTGGATGTGCGTGAGGAGGTGTACGGGCCTTGGATTGTAGTAAAGCGCAGAAAAAATAGTACAAACCCGTTGAGGAGTGGTGGGACATTGCCTCGGCAAGGTAGTGGGATGAATACCAGAACAACTGAGTACATGGAAAAGGGAATTGCGGATCGGGCTGCTGGGATTGATGGGTCTAATAGAGAGTCTAAAAGGAAGATGTCTCCTCAGAGTTTTGTGGATAAGGCCCGATTTGCCTCTGTGGTCCAAAGCATCAAGCAGAAGGGTAAGGCCCAGACCCAACAAAGCCCAAGTTTGATGTTGAATAGAGGAGTTTCAAGTCAAAATTTAGACCGGTCTAGCTTTTATCCCAATTCTCAGAGGCTTACATCAGTCAAAGGGAAGAAAGGGGCAGCTCATAAAAAATCTCACAATGATGATCAAGGCAGCGCCGTTGGGGCGCAGAGCTCACACCGCACCGGTTTCAAGCAAGCTCAGGTTAGTGCTGTCTTGGTTGGGGTTGAGGGACAAAGCGAAAACGGTGATGGGCAGTTCCGCTTCGGTGGTTTGGGTGGCGGTGATGGTGATGGTGTTTGTTTCACTGCCAGTGCAGGGTCGTCGAGGGGTGATTCGAGAGAGCTGGGTTTTTGTCCTGGCCAAGTTTTGAGCAAGGCTGATCAGATTATTGGGGCTTCTTCAGCTTTCACTACTCAAGGAGATTTAGTGGGTGAGCAGATCGGTGTGGGAGCAAGCGTTGAGCATAGGGAGTTGCCTCTTAGTGAAGATTCCGAAGTCAATGGAGGCATGCAAGCGGTTGGGGGAGTTTTTGCTTCAAATATCTCAAGCCAATGTGCTATGGAAGATTGTGAGACGGAGGGAATGGAGTTTGAAGCTAGAGGCGGTTTTAAGAA AGGTGCTCTGAAGCCTTCTTTTAGGAAGCGTGTTACTAATTTGGTGCAAAATTACAACCCATCAATCTTGGTTGTTATGGAAACCCGTGTAGGGGGTGATAGAGCTAGGGAGATCACAAATTTGTTGCCGTTTGATGGAGCATTCCATATTGATTCCATTGGCTATGCAGGGGGTCTTTGGGTTCTGTGGAACGCTGACAGAGTTGATTTAGCCTTACTCGCCAGTACTGAGCAGGCGGTTCATGCGGAGGTGAAG GTGATGGAGTGGAATAAAAACCAATTTGGGAATATTTTCACTAGGAAAAAGAACTTGATGTCGAGGCTGAATGGTATTCAAAGATCTCTAGCTTTACGCCCATTGGAGTTCTTGGTTAATTTGGAAGATGGGCTTCTTAGGGAGCTGGATCTTGTGCTTAGGCAAGAGGAGGAGTTGTGGGCTTTAAAGTCTAGGGTGAATTGGATGATTCAAGGGGACCGTAATACGACTTTTTATCATGTGTCAACCTTGGTTAGAAGTAAGAGGAATAAAATTATGGCTATAAAGAATACAGTGGGGGATTGGATTATTGAAGAGGGGGAGATAAAAGACTTCATTAGGAGTGGCTATGAGCAGATTTTcttatcttctctctcttctgtgCCTAGGATGGATCCTGCTGGCTCGCAATGTCAGCCTAGGCTCTCGGAGTTGGAGAAGGAGAGTATAAGTGGGGGGCCTTCTAAAGATGAGGTAAAGGCAACCCTTTAG